A region from the Microbacterium lacus genome encodes:
- the kdpA gene encoding potassium-transporting ATPase subunit KdpA, translating into MTDTASLWLGVLQIATVVLVLVLLYRPLGDWIAGIFTSEKDWAPERGVYRLIGVDAHSEQTAPAYTRGVLVFSAVGVLFVYALQRLQAVLPYSLDLPPVPEGLAFNTAVSFVTNTNWQSYSPELTLGYTVQLAGLAVQNFVSAAVGIAVAVALVRGFARHGAATIGNFWVDLLRTVTRLLLPLSILAAIALVIAGVVQNFTGFTEVGTITGGTQVLPGGPVASQEAIKELGTNGGGFFNANSAHPFENPTPWTNVLEILLLLAIPVAMPRAFGRMVGDDRQGYAILAVMTVIAIASITAVTWLETLGQGTAPQLAGAAMEGKEQRFGILGSTLFAGATTLTSTGAVNSMHDSYTALGGMIPMVNMMLGEIAPGGVGSGLYGMLVLAVIAVFVGGLLVGRTPEYLGKKIGPTQIKLASLYILVTPILVLTGTALSFAIPAIRADMEATSIWNPGVHGLSEVLYAFTSAANNNGSAFAGLTANTPWLNTALGVAMLLGRFIPIALVLALAGTLAAQQKVPATAGTLPTSRPQFVGLLTVVAVVITALTYFPVLTLGPLAEGLV; encoded by the coding sequence ATGACGGACACGGCTTCTCTCTGGCTCGGCGTCCTGCAGATCGCGACGGTCGTCCTCGTTCTCGTCCTGCTCTACCGTCCGCTCGGGGACTGGATCGCCGGAATCTTCACATCCGAGAAGGACTGGGCGCCCGAGCGCGGCGTGTACCGCCTCATCGGCGTCGACGCCCACTCCGAGCAGACCGCGCCGGCGTACACGCGCGGCGTGCTCGTCTTCTCCGCGGTCGGCGTGCTGTTCGTCTACGCCCTGCAGCGCCTCCAGGCGGTGCTTCCGTACTCGCTCGACCTGCCGCCGGTTCCGGAAGGGCTCGCGTTCAACACCGCGGTGTCCTTCGTCACGAACACGAACTGGCAGTCGTACTCGCCCGAACTGACGCTCGGCTACACGGTGCAGCTCGCGGGACTGGCGGTGCAGAACTTCGTCTCCGCCGCCGTCGGCATCGCCGTCGCGGTCGCGCTCGTGCGCGGCTTCGCCCGACACGGCGCGGCCACGATCGGCAACTTCTGGGTCGACCTGCTGCGGACGGTCACCCGCCTTCTGCTGCCCCTGTCGATCCTCGCCGCGATCGCCCTCGTGATCGCCGGAGTCGTGCAGAACTTCACCGGCTTCACCGAGGTCGGCACGATCACCGGCGGCACGCAGGTGCTCCCCGGTGGTCCGGTCGCCTCGCAGGAGGCGATCAAGGAGCTCGGCACGAACGGAGGTGGCTTCTTCAACGCGAACTCCGCCCACCCCTTCGAGAATCCGACGCCCTGGACGAACGTCCTGGAGATCCTCCTCCTGCTCGCGATCCCGGTCGCGATGCCGCGCGCCTTCGGTCGCATGGTGGGCGATGACCGCCAGGGCTACGCGATCCTCGCGGTCATGACCGTGATCGCGATCGCCTCGATCACCGCTGTGACGTGGCTCGAGACCCTCGGTCAGGGCACGGCCCCGCAGCTCGCGGGTGCCGCGATGGAGGGCAAGGAGCAGAGGTTCGGCATCCTCGGATCGACCCTGTTCGCCGGAGCGACCACCCTGACCTCGACGGGCGCGGTCAACTCGATGCACGACTCGTACACGGCGCTCGGTGGCATGATCCCGATGGTCAACATGATGCTCGGCGAGATCGCACCCGGCGGTGTCGGCTCGGGTCTGTACGGCATGCTCGTCCTCGCCGTGATCGCGGTGTTCGTCGGCGGCCTGCTCGTCGGCCGCACGCCGGAGTACCTCGGCAAGAAGATCGGTCCGACGCAGATCAAGCTCGCGAGCCTGTACATCCTCGTCACGCCGATCCTCGTGCTCACCGGCACGGCGCTGAGCTTCGCGATCCCCGCGATCCGCGCCGACATGGAGGCGACCTCGATCTGGAACCCCGGCGTGCACGGCCTGAGCGAAGTGCTGTACGCGTTCACCTCGGCGGCCAACAACAACGGATCGGCCTTCGCCGGGCTCACCGCCAACACCCCGTGGCTCAACACGGCGCTCGGGGTCGCGATGCTCCTCGGCCGGTTCATCCCGATCGCCCTCGTGCTCGCCCTGGCCGGAACGCTCGCCGCTCAGCAGAAGGTTCCTGCGACCGCCGGCACGCTCCCCACCTCCCGCCCGCAGTTCGTGGGTCTGCTCACCGTGGTCGCGGTCGTCATCACCGCACTCACCTATTTCCCCGTTCTCACGCTGGGTCCCCTGGCGGAAGGTCTCGTCTGA
- a CDS encoding potassium-transporting ATPase subunit F, protein MTVFSLIAALLGVAAVVYLVVALVKPEKF, encoded by the coding sequence GTGACGGTCTTCTCGCTCATCGCCGCCCTGCTCGGGGTCGCGGCCGTCGTCTACCTCGTCGTCGCGCTCGTGAAGCCGGAGAAGTTCTGA
- a CDS encoding APC family permease, protein MTTDSREPGAESPIAKRLLLGDPLTSEKLDEQLLPKKMALPIFASDALSSVAYAPQELLMILLIGGTAFLAFSPWVATAVVILLIVVVASYRQLIKAYPSGGGDYEVASKNLGEVPGVVVASALLVDYVLTVAVSVSSGVDNIISAVPELNPLRVELAIGFVILIVIVNLRGVREASLVFAIPTYIFIGSVIVMVLVGLTRTALGDAPVASSAQYGVEPESLTQVAVILLVLRAFSSGCSALTGVEAVSNGVPAFRRPKVRNAQTTLTLMGGIAILMFAGLTVLALVANVHYAENPCHLIGFDCENTPQPSLMAQVSAATFGMGSIPFYIVQAATACVLLLAANTAFNGFPLLGSVLARDGYAPKALNTRGDRLVFSNGMIILGIAAIGVLVVYQADLTTLIQLYIIGVFVSFSLGQVGMVRHWRRTLRELHVAPPDDEDGTRTAEERRSARTGLVINSVGAAMTVSVLVIVTVTKFTHGAWLVFIAIPILATLMIGVHRYYRDVEAEIEPDDQTRFGAEGDVAIVLVGKLQKPVIKALDYALAARHEHTLAVHIAVSQAESDLLQKQWAEHDIPVQLVIVESPYRTFASPVAQFIKQWREKHGSSVVTVYLPQYIVGHWWESFLHNRRARRIANQLMLVHGVSITLVPWLLDSSELIYGRRSRPLPGQERAGLPSAQPAHHQRATRPAGPPDVAS, encoded by the coding sequence GTGACCACTGACAGTCGCGAGCCCGGCGCCGAATCGCCGATCGCCAAACGCCTGCTCCTGGGCGACCCGCTCACGTCGGAGAAACTCGACGAGCAGCTGCTGCCCAAGAAGATGGCGTTGCCGATCTTCGCCTCCGACGCGCTGAGCTCGGTCGCGTACGCCCCGCAGGAACTGCTGATGATCCTGCTGATCGGCGGTACGGCGTTCCTCGCCTTCAGTCCCTGGGTGGCGACGGCGGTCGTGATCCTCCTGATCGTGGTCGTGGCCAGCTACCGGCAGCTGATCAAGGCGTACCCCTCGGGCGGTGGAGACTACGAAGTCGCGTCGAAGAACCTCGGCGAGGTACCCGGCGTCGTCGTGGCGTCGGCGCTGCTCGTGGACTACGTCCTCACCGTGGCCGTCTCGGTCTCCTCGGGCGTGGACAACATCATCTCCGCGGTCCCCGAACTGAATCCGCTCCGCGTCGAGCTCGCGATCGGCTTCGTGATCCTGATCGTGATCGTGAACCTGCGGGGCGTCCGCGAGGCGTCGCTGGTCTTCGCGATCCCCACATACATCTTCATCGGCTCCGTCATCGTGATGGTCCTCGTGGGCCTCACCCGCACTGCGCTCGGCGACGCGCCGGTCGCCTCGAGCGCGCAGTACGGCGTCGAACCGGAGAGCCTCACGCAGGTGGCGGTCATCCTGCTCGTCCTGCGCGCGTTCTCCAGCGGCTGCTCGGCGCTGACCGGCGTGGAGGCCGTCTCGAACGGCGTCCCGGCGTTCCGCCGCCCGAAGGTCCGCAACGCGCAGACGACGCTGACACTCATGGGCGGCATCGCGATCCTGATGTTCGCGGGTCTGACGGTGCTCGCTCTCGTCGCGAACGTGCACTACGCCGAGAACCCGTGCCACCTCATCGGGTTCGACTGCGAGAACACCCCGCAGCCGAGCCTGATGGCCCAGGTGTCCGCGGCGACGTTCGGGATGGGGTCGATCCCGTTCTACATCGTGCAGGCGGCGACCGCCTGCGTTCTGCTCCTCGCGGCCAACACCGCCTTCAACGGCTTCCCGCTGCTCGGCTCGGTGCTGGCCCGCGACGGATACGCCCCGAAGGCGCTGAACACCCGTGGTGACCGGCTCGTGTTCTCCAACGGCATGATCATCCTCGGCATCGCCGCTATCGGCGTGCTCGTGGTCTACCAGGCCGATCTGACGACCCTCATCCAGCTCTACATCATCGGCGTCTTCGTGTCGTTCTCCCTCGGACAGGTCGGGATGGTCCGACACTGGCGGCGGACGCTGCGCGAGCTTCACGTCGCGCCGCCGGACGACGAGGACGGCACGCGGACGGCGGAGGAACGCCGCTCGGCCCGCACGGGCCTCGTGATCAATTCCGTGGGCGCGGCGATGACGGTGTCGGTCCTGGTGATCGTCACCGTGACGAAGTTCACGCACGGCGCATGGCTCGTCTTCATCGCCATCCCGATCCTCGCGACTCTCATGATCGGCGTGCACCGCTACTACCGCGACGTCGAGGCCGAGATCGAACCGGACGATCAGACCCGCTTCGGAGCGGAGGGCGACGTGGCGATCGTGCTCGTCGGCAAACTCCAGAAGCCGGTGATCAAGGCACTCGACTACGCTCTGGCCGCTCGTCACGAGCACACTCTCGCGGTGCACATCGCCGTCAGCCAGGCCGAGTCCGACCTCCTGCAGAAGCAGTGGGCCGAGCACGACATCCCGGTCCAACTGGTCATCGTCGAATCGCCCTACCGCACGTTCGCGAGCCCGGTCGCACAGTTCATCAAGCAATGGCGCGAGAAGCACGGCTCCTCCGTCGTGACCGTCTACCTGCCGCAGTACATCGTCGGTCACTGGTGGGAGTCGTTCCTGCACAACCGGCGCGCCCGGCGCATCGCGAACCAGCTCATGCTCGTGCACGGGGTCTCGATCACGCTCGTGCCCTGGCTGCTGGATTCGTCCGAGCTCATCTACGGGCGCCGCTCGCGACCGCTGCCCGGCCAGGAGCGCGCTGGCTTGCCGTCAGCACAGCCCGCGCATCACCAGCGGGCGACGCGACCGGCCGGGCCCCCCGACGTCGCCTCCTGA
- a CDS encoding VanZ family protein — translation MSDQITSGLLAIVLGAVVGVILFVPFVAISYRRRGGLTLGRSLLWAAALIYFLAIWTYTLLPLPDPDAVRCVGTNLDITAFVDEVQTAVGRSENPWLDPLVLQLLLNVLLFVPLGFFLRVLGGRGVFTALLVGFALSAFIETTQVTGVWGVYPCAYRVFDVDDMLTNTLGAVVGSILSLVVPARHRGMARSEDADEPRPVTRGRRLIGMLCDGLAAAVAVVLVGTSTQLWLQFVVGDQEAVQDGTLADTLATAIPVLAWLVLILATGRSVGDLAVQLRYRGGRVPTPVARVLRWAGGVGGWLLLGALPGPWALLASAFALTSLVLVFATARGRGMPGILSGMRVEDARDPGTTAVPAAPESGSRRP, via the coding sequence GTGTCGGACCAGATCACCTCCGGACTGCTCGCGATCGTGCTCGGCGCGGTCGTCGGTGTCATCCTCTTCGTGCCCTTCGTCGCGATCAGCTACCGCCGTCGCGGCGGCCTCACTCTCGGCCGGTCGCTGCTGTGGGCGGCGGCGCTGATCTACTTCCTCGCGATCTGGACGTACACGCTCCTTCCGCTGCCCGATCCGGATGCGGTGCGGTGCGTCGGCACGAACCTCGACATCACGGCGTTCGTCGACGAGGTGCAGACCGCGGTGGGGCGCTCGGAGAATCCGTGGCTCGATCCGCTCGTGCTCCAGCTGCTCTTGAACGTCCTGCTGTTCGTCCCGCTCGGCTTCTTCCTGCGCGTCCTCGGTGGGCGCGGGGTGTTCACCGCGCTCCTGGTCGGCTTCGCCCTGTCCGCGTTCATCGAGACGACGCAGGTCACCGGCGTCTGGGGCGTGTATCCGTGCGCCTACCGCGTGTTCGACGTGGACGACATGCTCACGAACACGCTCGGCGCCGTCGTGGGATCGATCCTGTCGCTCGTCGTGCCCGCGCGGCACCGGGGTATGGCCCGCTCCGAGGACGCCGACGAGCCGCGGCCTGTCACGCGGGGACGACGTCTGATCGGGATGCTGTGCGACGGGCTCGCGGCGGCCGTCGCCGTCGTGCTCGTGGGCACGTCGACGCAGCTCTGGCTGCAGTTCGTGGTCGGCGACCAGGAAGCCGTGCAGGACGGCACGCTCGCGGACACGCTCGCCACCGCGATCCCGGTGCTCGCGTGGCTCGTCCTGATCCTGGCGACCGGACGTTCGGTCGGGGACCTGGCCGTCCAGCTGCGCTATCGCGGCGGGCGTGTCCCGACTCCGGTCGCGCGCGTCCTCCGATGGGCGGGCGGGGTCGGCGGCTGGCTGCTCCTGGGCGCCCTGCCCGGCCCGTGGGCACTGCTCGCGTCGGCGTTCGCGCTGACGAGCCTCGTGCTCGTGTTCGCCACCGCACGCGGACGCGGGATGCCCGGCATCCTGAGCGGGATGCGCGTCGAAGACGCGCGAGATCCCGGCACGACGGCGGTGCCGGCCGCGCCCGAGAGCGGGTCCCGCCGCCCCTAG
- a CDS encoding amidohydrolase produces MTIDLEALYIDLHRHPELSFQETRTAGVVTAHLDRLGIEYEEGIGKTGIAAVIRNGDGPVVWLRADMDALPVKELTGLEYASTARGTDPAGNDVPVMHACGHDLHVTSLIGALERLVATTDEWSGTIVAVFQPAEEYGAGSQAMIADGVLDRFPRPDIVLGQHVTPLPAGTIGVRPGTQMAASDGLTVTLLGRGGHGSRPHSTIDPVVMAAATVMRLQTIVSREVDPRDVAVVTVGSIHAGLKNNIIPAEAKLELSLRYPDDEARARVLEKVERVVRAEAQASGAEEEPVIAVDHSLPPTINDVHATARLTLAFDNAFGEGTVIDPGMFTGSEDVSWFAREAGVPLVFWFWGGVDPQTFAAAKAGGTIDRDIPTNHSPFFAPVIHPTLERGVDALVVAAREFLG; encoded by the coding sequence ATGACCATCGACCTCGAAGCGCTCTACATCGATCTGCACCGGCATCCCGAGCTGTCCTTCCAGGAGACCCGCACCGCGGGTGTCGTGACTGCGCACCTGGATCGACTGGGCATCGAGTACGAAGAGGGCATCGGCAAGACGGGCATCGCGGCGGTCATCCGCAACGGCGACGGACCGGTCGTCTGGCTGCGGGCCGACATGGACGCACTGCCGGTCAAGGAGCTCACCGGGCTCGAGTACGCCAGTACCGCGCGCGGCACCGACCCGGCCGGCAACGACGTGCCGGTCATGCACGCGTGCGGTCACGACCTGCACGTGACGTCCCTGATCGGTGCCCTCGAGCGACTGGTCGCCACCACGGACGAGTGGTCCGGCACGATCGTCGCGGTCTTCCAGCCCGCCGAGGAGTACGGCGCCGGATCGCAGGCCATGATCGCCGACGGTGTGCTCGACCGCTTCCCGCGACCGGACATCGTCCTCGGGCAGCACGTCACACCGCTCCCCGCCGGAACGATCGGGGTGCGTCCGGGCACGCAGATGGCGGCATCCGACGGCCTGACCGTCACCCTGCTGGGTCGCGGCGGCCACGGCTCGCGCCCGCACTCCACGATCGACCCGGTCGTGATGGCTGCCGCCACCGTGATGCGGCTGCAGACGATCGTTTCGCGCGAGGTGGACCCCCGCGACGTCGCGGTCGTCACGGTCGGCTCGATCCACGCGGGACTGAAGAACAACATCATCCCGGCCGAGGCGAAGCTCGAGCTGAGCCTGCGCTACCCCGACGATGAGGCCCGCGCACGGGTGCTGGAGAAGGTGGAGCGCGTCGTCCGCGCCGAAGCGCAGGCCTCGGGCGCCGAGGAGGAGCCGGTGATCGCTGTCGACCACTCCCTGCCCCCGACGATCAACGACGTCCACGCGACCGCTCGGCTCACGCTCGCGTTCGACAACGCGTTCGGCGAGGGCACGGTGATCGACCCCGGCATGTTCACCGGCAGCGAAGACGTGTCGTGGTTCGCCCGCGAAGCCGGCGTCCCGCTCGTCTTCTGGTTCTGGGGCGGGGTGGACCCGCAGACCTTCGCCGCCGCGAAGGCGGGCGGCACGATCGACCGCGACATCCCGACGAACCACTCGCCGTTCTTCGCTCCGGTGATCCACCCCACGCTCGAGCGCGGCGTGGACGCCCTCGTCGTCGCCGCCCGCGAGTTCCTCGGCTAG
- a CDS encoding LacI family DNA-binding transcriptional regulator, with translation MVSIDEVARTAGVSTATVSRALSGRGHVSVATRARVESAAKSLGYVVSSSASSLASGRTRNIGVLVPFLDRWFFSTVLSGTASALMRRGYDITLYNLTADREQRRDVFETFLRRQRVDGVIAISIELGDEETERLRELDLPVIAIGGPNPRLTTLTVDDVAVARLATEHLIGLGHREIAHIGASPEFDIDFHIPTHRRLGFEQALRDAGIPPRPSLYEPADFTIEGGFRAAKQLLGRPGEHPTAIFAASDEMAIGALLAARELGYRVPEDLSVVGIDGHELGEFFRLTTVDQFPHGQGERAADAILDELEAAAAGSPTEEPRHLPYELIVRGTTARLDR, from the coding sequence GTGGTCAGCATCGATGAGGTCGCGCGCACGGCGGGCGTCTCGACGGCCACCGTCTCCCGCGCCCTGAGCGGCCGCGGTCACGTCTCGGTCGCGACGCGCGCCCGCGTCGAGAGCGCGGCGAAGTCGCTCGGCTACGTCGTGTCCTCGTCCGCATCGAGCCTGGCCTCCGGGCGGACCCGCAACATCGGGGTGCTCGTGCCGTTCCTGGACCGGTGGTTCTTCAGCACGGTCCTCAGCGGCACGGCCTCCGCGCTCATGCGCCGCGGCTACGACATCACGCTGTACAACCTGACCGCCGACCGCGAGCAGCGGCGGGACGTGTTCGAGACGTTCCTGCGCCGGCAGCGGGTGGACGGCGTGATCGCGATCTCGATCGAGCTCGGCGACGAGGAGACCGAGCGCCTGCGCGAGCTCGACCTGCCCGTCATCGCGATCGGCGGTCCGAATCCGCGGCTGACGACCCTCACGGTCGACGACGTCGCGGTCGCGCGGCTGGCCACCGAGCACCTGATCGGGCTCGGCCATCGCGAGATCGCGCACATCGGCGCGAGCCCGGAGTTCGACATCGACTTCCACATCCCCACCCATCGTCGACTCGGGTTCGAGCAGGCGCTGCGGGATGCCGGCATCCCGCCCCGCCCCTCGCTGTACGAGCCCGCCGACTTCACGATCGAGGGCGGATTCCGCGCCGCCAAGCAGCTGCTCGGCCGACCGGGCGAGCACCCCACCGCGATCTTCGCGGCGTCCGACGAGATGGCGATCGGTGCGCTGCTCGCCGCCCGTGAACTCGGGTATCGCGTCCCCGAGGACCTCTCCGTCGTCGGGATCGACGGCCACGAGCTCGGCGAGTTCTTCCGCCTCACCACGGTCGACCAGTTCCCGCACGGGCAGGGCGAGCGCGCCGCCGACGCGATCCTCGACGAACTCGAGGCCGCCGCGGCCGGGAGCCCGACCGAGGAGCCGCGGCACTTGCCGTACGAGCTCATCGTCAGAGGCACGACGGCTCGATTGGACCGCTGA
- a CDS encoding glycoside hydrolase family 13 protein produces MSSPHIAEHPFALTSRPGAEWWRSAVIYQIYPRSFADSTGDGIGDLPGVTAHLDDLVQLGVDAVWLSPFQRSPQKDAGYDVADYCDVDPLFGTLSDFDTMLHAAHERGIRIIVDLVPNHSSDQHEWFQQALAAAPGSAERARYMFRDGTGESGELPPNNWESVFGGPAWTRVTEADGTPGQWYLHLFDTSQPDFDWSNEEVREEFRRILRFWLDRGVDGFRVDVAHGLIKKPGLPDYVPPADADSMGGGERDVPYWGQPAVHDVYRDWHVLLEEYAGDRALCAEAWRPTADETALWVRPDEMHQAFNFPYLETAWDAEALRPVIAESLRAYSAVGAPTTWVLSNHDVVRHASRLALTAENPQGHGIGPRSPGKPIADVGLRRARAASSVMLALPGSAYIFQGEELGLPEAVDLPDAARQDPTWFRTAGERYGRDGCRVPVPWNSQAPAYGFSPTGESWLPQPASWGVLARDLQVDDPSSTLSLYRALLAARREHRLGAGTLEWVDGYPAHVLAFRNGDVTVIANTGSEAIGLPRGTVIAASGELTDGALPADTAIWLVSAES; encoded by the coding sequence ATGTCCTCCCCCCACATCGCCGAGCACCCGTTCGCCCTGACCTCCCGACCGGGAGCCGAGTGGTGGCGTTCCGCCGTGATCTACCAGATCTATCCGCGGTCCTTCGCCGACAGCACCGGTGACGGCATCGGCGACCTGCCCGGCGTCACCGCCCACCTGGACGATCTCGTCCAGCTCGGCGTGGACGCCGTGTGGCTCAGCCCGTTCCAGCGCTCTCCGCAGAAGGACGCCGGCTACGACGTCGCCGACTACTGCGACGTCGACCCGCTGTTCGGCACACTGTCTGACTTCGACACCATGCTCCACGCGGCGCACGAGCGCGGCATCCGCATCATCGTCGACCTCGTCCCGAACCACTCGTCCGACCAGCACGAGTGGTTCCAGCAGGCCCTCGCCGCCGCGCCCGGCAGCGCCGAGCGCGCCCGCTACATGTTCCGCGACGGAACGGGCGAGAGCGGCGAGCTGCCCCCGAACAACTGGGAGTCGGTGTTCGGCGGACCCGCGTGGACGCGCGTGACGGAAGCCGACGGGACGCCGGGCCAGTGGTACCTGCACCTGTTCGACACGTCCCAGCCCGACTTCGACTGGTCCAACGAAGAGGTGCGCGAGGAGTTCCGCCGCATCCTCCGCTTCTGGCTCGACCGCGGAGTCGACGGGTTCCGCGTCGACGTCGCCCACGGCCTGATCAAGAAGCCCGGACTGCCCGACTACGTGCCGCCGGCGGACGCCGACTCGATGGGCGGCGGCGAGCGCGATGTGCCGTACTGGGGGCAGCCGGCCGTGCACGACGTGTACCGCGACTGGCACGTGCTGCTGGAGGAGTACGCGGGCGACCGTGCGCTCTGCGCCGAAGCGTGGCGCCCGACCGCGGACGAGACCGCGCTGTGGGTGCGTCCGGACGAGATGCACCAGGCGTTCAACTTCCCCTACCTCGAGACGGCGTGGGATGCCGAGGCCCTGCGCCCCGTGATCGCCGAGTCGCTGCGCGCGTACTCCGCCGTCGGTGCCCCGACCACGTGGGTGCTCTCCAACCACGACGTCGTCCGCCACGCGTCGCGCCTCGCGCTGACCGCGGAGAACCCGCAGGGTCACGGCATCGGACCCCGCTCACCGGGCAAGCCGATCGCGGACGTCGGGCTGCGCCGCGCGCGTGCCGCCTCCAGCGTCATGCTCGCGCTGCCCGGTTCGGCCTACATCTTCCAGGGCGAGGAGCTCGGCCTTCCTGAGGCCGTCGACCTCCCCGACGCCGCACGTCAGGACCCGACGTGGTTCCGCACCGCCGGCGAACGGTACGGGCGAGACGGATGCCGCGTCCCGGTGCCGTGGAACTCGCAGGCTCCGGCGTACGGGTTCAGCCCGACCGGCGAGTCATGGCTGCCGCAGCCGGCGTCGTGGGGTGTTCTCGCGCGCGACCTGCAGGTGGACGACCCGTCCTCGACACTGTCCCTGTACCGGGCGCTGCTTGCGGCGCGTCGCGAGCACCGGCTCGGCGCCGGCACCCTCGAGTGGGTCGACGGGTACCCCGCGCACGTCCTGGCCTTCCGCAACGGCGACGTGACGGTGATCGCGAACACCGGTTCCGAGGCGATCGGGCTGCCGCGCGGTACCGTGATCGCGGCGAGCGGGGAGCTCACCGACGGCGCACTGCCGGCCGACACGGCGATCTGGCTCGTCTCGGCCGAGAGCTGA
- a CDS encoding adenine phosphoribosyltransferase — MPSADALAHAESLIRTVPDYPEPGVLFRDITPLLADAGALRAVIDALIEPFDGGFDVVAGVEARGFLLAGAAATVAGVGMVPVRKAGKLPRPAASVSYALEYARATIEVHDDLAPGTRVLLVDDVLATGGTLAAAHELFAELGVVVVGTAVLMELEALGGRALVHDVHTVFTA; from the coding sequence GTGCCTTCCGCCGATGCCCTCGCCCACGCCGAATCGCTCATCCGCACCGTGCCGGACTACCCCGAGCCCGGCGTGCTCTTCCGCGACATCACGCCGCTCCTGGCCGACGCGGGGGCGCTGCGCGCCGTGATCGACGCGCTGATCGAGCCCTTCGACGGCGGCTTCGATGTCGTCGCCGGTGTCGAGGCGCGCGGCTTCCTGCTGGCGGGGGCTGCGGCGACGGTCGCGGGCGTGGGCATGGTTCCGGTGCGCAAGGCGGGCAAGCTGCCGAGGCCTGCGGCATCCGTTTCGTACGCCCTGGAGTACGCCCGCGCGACGATCGAGGTGCACGACGACCTCGCGCCCGGTACGCGCGTGCTGCTCGTGGACGACGTGCTCGCCACCGGCGGCACCCTGGCCGCCGCGCACGAGCTGTTCGCCGAGCTCGGCGTCGTCGTGGTGGGCACCGCGGTGCTCATGGAGCTCGAAGCGCTCGGCGGCCGCGCGCTCGTGCACGACGTGCACACGGTCTTCACCGCCTGA
- a CDS encoding amidohydrolase family protein: MTVYRGHVVHIAGAPQLPDADAALVSERDGALAVDAEGRIAYSGPWSGMPASLAADEVVHTDAYLLPGFVDTHVHYPQTFTTDAYGGGELLEWLEHCVFPAESRLADPAFADVVAREFVRRRVSAGTTAALVFGSAFPEAQDAMFSRTLDAGLRVVSGRGIQTVGPDSAAALLTSEDAAIGLAADEIQRWHGADAAGPASDPRRALAQVALVPRFSLSVTRETLGRLGDLYADVRGRGVYFHSHLNENDRPGDGEIAAVRALYDVDAYLDTYDGRCLPGSAASGESLLGRRSILAHAVHGTDRELHRLAETGSSIAHCPTSQLFLGSGTMPWRRTAASGVTIAMGTDVGAGDEWLIPRVLNDAYKVHMSEEGEAAVALGPAQLLFLGTLAGARALDQEDAFGNLDAGKDADFVIIDPAAQPGFAVSLEAAGAGGIRSELFTLLMGMREQAITGVFVRGRRVAAPDPA; this comes from the coding sequence GTGACCGTCTATCGAGGACACGTGGTGCACATCGCCGGGGCGCCGCAGCTGCCGGACGCGGACGCCGCACTCGTGTCCGAGCGCGACGGCGCCCTCGCGGTCGACGCCGAGGGGCGCATCGCCTACAGCGGTCCGTGGAGCGGGATGCCGGCATCCCTCGCCGCCGACGAGGTCGTGCACACCGACGCCTATCTCCTGCCCGGGTTCGTGGACACCCACGTGCACTACCCGCAGACGTTCACGACCGACGCCTACGGCGGCGGAGAGCTGCTGGAATGGCTCGAGCACTGCGTGTTCCCCGCGGAGTCCCGGCTCGCCGACCCGGCCTTCGCCGACGTCGTCGCGCGTGAGTTCGTGCGGCGGCGGGTTTCAGCCGGCACGACCGCGGCCCTCGTCTTCGGCTCCGCGTTCCCCGAGGCGCAGGACGCGATGTTCTCGAGGACACTGGATGCCGGCCTGCGGGTCGTGAGCGGGCGCGGCATCCAGACGGTGGGTCCGGACAGCGCCGCGGCGCTCCTCACGAGCGAGGATGCCGCGATCGGACTCGCGGCCGACGAGATCCAGCGCTGGCACGGAGCGGATGCCGCGGGGCCGGCATCCGACCCGCGTCGAGCCCTCGCCCAGGTCGCCCTCGTCCCCCGGTTCAGCCTGTCGGTCACCCGCGAGACGCTCGGACGCCTCGGAGACCTGTACGCGGACGTGCGCGGGCGAGGGGTCTACTTCCACTCGCACCTGAACGAGAACGACCGGCCGGGCGACGGCGAGATCGCGGCGGTGCGGGCGCTGTACGACGTGGACGCGTACCTCGACACGTACGACGGCCGGTGCCTGCCCGGCTCCGCCGCCAGCGGGGAGAGCCTGCTCGGGCGACGCTCGATCCTTGCGCACGCCGTGCACGGCACCGACCGCGAACTGCACCGGCTCGCCGAGACGGGCTCGTCGATCGCGCACTGCCCGACCTCCCAGCTCTTCCTCGGCAGCGGCACGATGCCGTGGCGGCGGACCGCGGCCTCCGGCGTCACGATCGCGATGGGCACTGACGTCGGCGCCGGGGACGAATGGCTCATCCCGCGTGTGCTGAACGATGCGTACAAGGTGCACATGAGCGAGGAGGGTGAGGCTGCCGTCGCCCTCGGCCCCGCACAGCTGCTGTTCCTCGGAACCCTCGCCGGGGCCCGCGCGCTCGATCAGGAGGACGCGTTCGGCAACCTCGACGCGGGCAAGGACGCGGACTTCGTGATCATCGACCCCGCGGCGCAGCCGGGCTTCGCGGTCTCGCTCGAGGCCGCGGGCGCGGGCGGCATCCGTTCAGAGCTGTTCACGCTGCTCATGGGCATGCGCGAGCAGGCGATCACCGGCGTCTTCGTGCGCGGGCGGCGCGTGGCCGCACCCGATCCCGCCTGA